From Brassica oleracea var. oleracea cultivar TO1000 chromosome C3, BOL, whole genome shotgun sequence, a single genomic window includes:
- the LOC106334649 gene encoding MLO-like protein 12, with translation MAIKERSLEETPTWAVAVVCFVLLFISIMIEYFLHFIGHWFKKKHKKALYEALEKVKAELMLLGFMSLLLVVLQTPVSQICIPERIAATWHPCSSHQESTKYGKDYIDDGRKILEDYDSNDFNSPRRSLATKGYDKCAEKGKVALVSAYGIHQLHIFIFVLAIFHILYCIITYALGKTKMKKWKSWERETKTIEYQYANDPERFRFARDTSFGRRHLNVWSKSSSTLWITCFFRQFFGSVTKVDYLTLRHGFVMAHLPAGSGARFDFQKYIQRSLEEDFKVVVGISPVIWCIAVLFILTNTHGWGSYFWLPFLPLVVILIVGAKLQVIISKLGLRIQDKGDVVKGAPVVEPGDDLFWFGRPRFILFLIHLVLFTNAFQLAFFVWSTYEFTLKNCFHHKTEDIAIRITMGVLIQVLCSYITLPLYALVTQMGTSMRPTIFNDKVANALKKWHHAAKKQTKHGHSGSNTPHSSRPTTPTHGMSPVHLLHNYRNRSLDQQTSFTASPSPPRYSDFGGNYQNHGLDQTSSTASPSPPRFSDFGGHGHGHQQSFDPESQNISSHRGITDSDNSNSHNPHADVASPVIEEREITEHVNVDLSEFTFKK, from the exons ATGGCAATTAAAGAGAGATCATTAGAGGAGACACCAACATGGGCTGTTGCTGTTGTTTGCTTCGTTCTTCTTTTCATCTCTATCATGATCGAATATTTCTTGCACTTTATTGGTCAC TGGTTTAAAAAGAAGCACAAAAAGGCTTTATATGAAGCTCTCGAAAAGGTTAAAGCAG AATTGATGCTACTGGGATTCATGTCGCTTCTACTTGTTGTATTGCAAACACCAGTCTCCCAAATTTGCATCCCAGAAAGAATTGCTGCGACTTGGCATCCTTGTAGTAGCCACCAAGAGAGCACTAAGTATGGTAAAGATTATATCGATGATGGTCGCAAAATTCTTGAAGACTATGACTCCAACGACTTTAATAGTCCTCGTCGAAGTTTAGCCACAAAGGGTTATGACAAATGCGCAGAAAAG GGGAAAGTAGCATTAGTATCTGCATATGGTATCCACCAATTGCATATATTCATCTTCGTGCTCGCTATTTTTCATATTCTCTACTGCATTATAACCTATGCTTTGGGAAAAACCAAG ATGAAGAAATGGAAATCGTGGGAGAGAGAGACCAAAACAATTGAGTACCAATATGCCAATG ATCCAGAGAGGTTCAGATTTGCAAGAGACACATCATTTGGACGTAGACATTTGAATGTATGGAGCAAGTCTTCCTCTACCCTCTGGATT ACATGTTTCTTTAGACAGTTCTTTGGATCAGTGACTAAAGTGGATTATCTTACTCTAAGACATGGCTTCGTAATG GCGCATTTGCCAGCAGGAAGTGGAGCTCGTTTTGATTTTCAAAAATACATTCAAAGATCTTTGGAAGAAGATTTCAAAGTTGTTGTCGGTATAAG CCCAGTGATTTGGTGCATTGCTGTCTTGTTCATATTGACTAATACACATG GATGGGGTTCCTATTTTTGGCTACCTTTCCTCCCTTTGGTT GTGATATTAATAGTAGGAGCAAAACTTCAAGTGATAATATCGAAATTAGGCTTGAGGATTCAAGATAAAGGAGATGTGGTTAAAGGAGCTCCTGTGGTTGAACCGGGTGATGATCTCTTTTGGTTTGGTCGTCCTCGTTTCATTCTCTTCCTCATTCACTTGGTTCTTTTCACG AATGCATTTCAACTGGCTTTCTTCGTTTGGAGCACT TACGAGTTCACACTCAAGAACTGCTTCCACCACAAAACAGAAGATATTGCAATCAGGATCACCATGGG GGTATTGATACAAGTTCTATGCAGCTACATCACTCTACCTCTCTATGCTCTTGTGACTCAG ATGGGAACTTCGATGAGGCCGACCATATTTAACGACAAGGTAGCCAATGCATTGAAAAAATGGCACCACGCGGCCAAGAAACAGACCAAACATGGACACTCAGGGTCAAACACACCTCACTCAAGTCGCCCCACCACACCAACACATGGAATGTCACCGGTGCATCTCCTCCACAACTATCGTAACCGCAGCCTTGACCAACAAACCAGCTTCACAGCCTCTCCTTCTCCTCCTAGATACTCTGATTTTGGCGGAAACTATCAAAACCACGGCCTTGATCAAACAAGCTCCACTGCCTCTCCTTCTCCTCCTAGATTCTCTGATTTTGGCGGCCACGGCCATGGACATCAGCAATCCTTTGATCCTGAATCTCAGAATATCTCTAGTCACCGTGGAATCACAGATTCTGACAACAGCAATAGTCATAATCCCCATGCTGACGTAGCTAGTCCTGTTATAGAAGAGAGAGAGATTACTGAGCATGTCAACGTTGATTTGTCGGAGTTTACTTTCAAGAAGTGA